From Solidesulfovibrio carbinoliphilus subsp. oakridgensis, the proteins below share one genomic window:
- a CDS encoding tetratricopeptide repeat protein translates to MAQTFRTDRFAVAVSLRESYKTGFGGTTTESERILYYYAEKTPESGIQVQALNANSVPSGEKTVVAEAEFFERYKPEPLIYYNQVKPRMEAMLAELAKGEKHLEAGRTDKAEAAFGKALAYDAENLRAIFGLGNAYLTAGKMEEAREIFEKIMSLDLAFGPENKFLFNEFGIRMRKHGLLDMARAYYEKALAASEADENLHFNLGRIHFERGNFAEAVVEADRCLAINPGFIIAAKLKRAAEKAARAAPAPPADPA, encoded by the coding sequence ATGGCGCAGACGTTTCGCACCGACCGGTTCGCGGTGGCGGTTTCCCTGCGGGAGTCCTACAAGACCGGCTTTGGCGGCACCACCACGGAAAGCGAGCGGATCCTCTACTATTACGCGGAAAAAACACCCGAATCCGGCATCCAGGTCCAGGCCCTGAACGCCAACAGCGTGCCAAGCGGCGAGAAGACCGTGGTGGCGGAGGCGGAATTTTTCGAGCGTTACAAGCCCGAGCCGCTCATCTATTACAATCAGGTCAAGCCCCGGATGGAGGCGATGCTGGCCGAGCTGGCCAAGGGGGAGAAGCATCTGGAGGCCGGGCGCACGGACAAGGCCGAGGCCGCGTTCGGGAAGGCGCTCGCCTACGACGCCGAGAACCTGCGGGCCATCTTTGGCCTTGGTAACGCCTATCTCACGGCCGGCAAGATGGAGGAGGCCCGGGAGATCTTCGAGAAGATCATGTCCCTGGACCTGGCCTTCGGTCCGGAGAACAAGTTTCTCTTCAACGAGTTCGGCATCCGCATGCGCAAGCACGGGCTCCTCGACATGGCCCGGGCCTACTACGAAAAGGCCCTGGCCGCCTCCGAGGCCGACGAGAACCTGCACTTCAACCTCGGCCGCATCCACTTCGAGAGGGGGAATTTCGCCGAGGCCGTGGTCGAGGCCGACCGGTGCCTGGCGATAAACCCGGGCTTCATCATCGCCGCCAAGCTCAAGCGGGCGGCCGAAAAGGCGGCCAGGGCGGCCCCGGCCCCGCCGGCCGACCCGGCCTGA
- a CDS encoding DUF4911 domain-containing protein, with protein sequence MRRRPRRQPPYVPPRTSARLYVRLLPRHVAMLRFLLEAEDNLALPTVVDRFAAVVRLTYAPDAAGRVEGFVRDLAAVCPEAAVCLRPADFGVANRSPLV encoded by the coding sequence GTGAGGCGGCGTCCCCGGCGGCAGCCGCCCTACGTCCCGCCCCGGACCTCGGCCCGGCTCTACGTGCGCCTTTTGCCGCGCCACGTGGCCATGCTGCGGTTTCTGCTCGAGGCCGAGGACAACCTGGCCCTGCCGACCGTGGTCGACCGGTTCGCGGCCGTGGTGCGCCTGACCTATGCCCCGGACGCGGCCGGCCGGGTGGAGGGCTTTGTCCGGGACCTGGCCGCCGTCTGTCCGGAAGCGGCCGTCTGCCTGCGGCCGGCCGATTTCGGGGTTGCCAACCGTTCCCCGCTTGTCTAA
- a CDS encoding response regulator transcription factor: protein MKTVLVVDDDPSIRALIRLYLEGAGYAVIEAADGRLAMSALAGQPVDLVVLDIFMPEMDGLEVLQVLRDQCQSCKVMAISGGSAKIGLDLLDHATIFGADAVLEKPFGAARLLEKTAALIGTAAG, encoded by the coding sequence GTGAAAACCGTACTGGTCGTGGACGACGACCCGAGCATCCGTGCGCTGATTCGCCTGTATCTGGAGGGAGCGGGCTATGCCGTGATCGAGGCGGCGGACGGGCGGCTGGCCATGTCGGCCCTGGCCGGGCAGCCCGTGGACCTGGTGGTGCTCGATATCTTCATGCCCGAGATGGACGGCCTGGAGGTGCTCCAAGTGCTGCGCGACCAGTGCCAGTCCTGCAAGGTCATGGCCATATCCGGCGGTTCGGCCAAGATCGGCCTGGACCTGCTGGACCATGCCACCATCTTCGGAGCGGACGCGGTGCTGGAAAAGCCTTTCGGCGCGGCCCGGCTCCTCGAAAAGACCGCCGCCCTGATCGGCACGGCCGCCGGCTGA
- a CDS encoding protoporphyrinogen/coproporphyrinogen oxidase, with amino-acid sequence MHVKFLIIGAGPTGLGAAWRLAGHGENDFLVLERHAHVGGLAASFTDRAGFTWDVGGHVVFSHYGLFDRLLDELLGEAVLRHQRESWIRVAGTFVPYPFQNNIRRLPPELAWECVEGLLAAGRDAAAGVHPDAPAHFRAWIDRVFGPGIARLFMVPYNFKVWAHPAEAMSHRWIGERVSVVDAGRVIKNIIFGADDVAWGPNNTFSFPLRGGTGEIFRRLAARFADRIRLGAAVVSIDPAAKTVCTASGETITYGRLLSTGPLDRLVADQLVGAPPALIEAAGRLKHNGAFIHGLGFDGAPPDSRCWMYFPESDCPFYRVTNFHNYSPFNTPDPDGMRPRLRALMTETSFSGYKPEDPATLLDRTVAGLAATTLTAPDDAGRLVSTWEMAVDYAYPIPCLERDAALGLIQPALEAMGIFSRGRFGGWKYEVGNMDHSLMQGVEWADRMVAGSRETVYTL; translated from the coding sequence ATGCACGTCAAATTTCTGATCATCGGCGCCGGGCCGACCGGCCTTGGCGCGGCCTGGCGGCTGGCCGGGCACGGCGAAAACGACTTCCTGGTCCTCGAGCGCCACGCCCACGTCGGCGGCCTGGCCGCCAGCTTCACCGACCGGGCCGGGTTCACCTGGGACGTGGGCGGCCACGTGGTCTTTTCCCACTACGGCCTCTTCGACCGGCTTTTGGACGAGCTTTTGGGCGAGGCGGTCCTGCGCCACCAGCGCGAGTCCTGGATCCGGGTGGCCGGCACCTTCGTGCCCTACCCCTTCCAGAACAACATCCGCCGCCTGCCCCCCGAGCTGGCCTGGGAGTGCGTGGAGGGCCTGCTGGCCGCCGGCCGCGACGCCGCCGCCGGGGTCCATCCGGACGCGCCGGCCCACTTCCGGGCCTGGATCGACCGGGTGTTCGGCCCGGGCATCGCCCGGCTCTTCATGGTGCCCTACAATTTCAAGGTCTGGGCCCACCCGGCCGAGGCCATGTCCCACCGCTGGATCGGCGAGCGGGTGTCCGTGGTCGATGCCGGCCGGGTGATCAAGAACATCATCTTCGGCGCGGACGACGTGGCCTGGGGCCCCAATAACACCTTCTCCTTTCCGCTTCGCGGCGGCACGGGCGAGATCTTCCGCCGCCTGGCCGCCCGGTTCGCCGACCGCATCCGCCTCGGCGCGGCCGTCGTCTCCATCGACCCGGCCGCCAAAACCGTGTGCACCGCCTCGGGGGAGACCATCACCTACGGCCGGCTCCTCTCGACCGGGCCCCTGGACCGGCTGGTGGCCGACCAGCTCGTCGGGGCCCCCCCGGCCCTTATCGAAGCGGCGGGCCGCCTCAAGCACAACGGTGCCTTCATCCACGGCCTCGGCTTCGACGGGGCCCCGCCCGACTCCCGGTGCTGGATGTATTTCCCGGAGAGCGACTGCCCCTTTTACCGGGTGACCAACTTCCACAACTACTCGCCCTTCAATACCCCGGACCCGGACGGCATGCGGCCAAGGCTTCGGGCCCTCATGACCGAGACCAGCTTTTCCGGCTACAAGCCCGAGGACCCGGCCACCCTCCTCGACCGGACCGTGGCCGGCCTGGCCGCCACCACGCTGACCGCCCCGGACGACGCCGGCCGGCTGGTTTCCACCTGGGAGATGGCCGTGGACTACGCCTACCCCATCCCCTGCCTGGAACGCGACGCCGCCCTCGGCCTCATCCAGCCGGCCCTGGAGGCCATGGGCATCTTTTCCCGGGGCCGGTTCGGCGGCTGGAAGTACGAGGTCGGCAACATGGACCATTCGCTCATGCAGGGCGTGGAGTGGGCCGACCGGATGGTGGCCGGCTCGCGGGAAACGGTCTACACCCTGTGA
- a CDS encoding M24 family metallopeptidase — protein MDQDIFAARRDRLRQRLSAMGHQALLVTHAANRFYLSGFELHDPQCNESAGCLVVAENGRDALFTDSRYRDAALRLWPEADLCIYGSGRFATIADFLRERGLVHLAFEAASMPFETHAHLSAHIGLTPVRQAVEPLRLIKDAAEIERMRRSAAVNHAVMERLPDVLVPGRTEAEAAWEIEKLFREFGASELAFAPIVAVDANAALPHAIPGRTVITDGCLVLVDVGGRRDDYCSDQTRTVWVGKNPPDRFLTMLDRVKRAQAAALAGLRPGLPFRAAHALARQVFEAEGVAAHFTHSLGHGVGLETHEGPSLNPAADGTLAPGMVVTVEPGLYYPEWGGARWEHMALITEDGCETL, from the coding sequence ATGGACCAGGACATTTTCGCAGCCCGGCGCGACCGGCTGCGGCAGCGGCTTTCGGCGATGGGCCACCAGGCCCTCCTCGTCACCCACGCGGCCAACCGGTTCTATCTTTCCGGCTTCGAGCTGCACGATCCCCAGTGCAACGAATCGGCCGGCTGCCTCGTCGTGGCGGAAAACGGCCGGGACGCCCTTTTCACCGACTCCCGCTACCGCGACGCGGCCCTTCGCCTGTGGCCCGAGGCCGACCTTTGCATCTACGGCAGCGGCCGGTTCGCCACCATCGCCGATTTTCTCCGGGAACGGGGCCTCGTCCATCTGGCCTTCGAGGCCGCGTCCATGCCCTTCGAAACCCACGCCCACCTGTCGGCCCACATCGGCCTGACCCCGGTCCGGCAGGCCGTGGAGCCCCTGCGGCTCATCAAGGACGCGGCCGAGATCGAGCGCATGCGCCGCTCGGCCGCGGTCAACCACGCGGTCATGGAGCGCCTGCCGGACGTGCTCGTGCCCGGCCGGACCGAGGCCGAGGCGGCCTGGGAGATCGAAAAGCTCTTCCGGGAGTTCGGGGCCAGCGAGCTGGCCTTCGCCCCCATCGTGGCCGTCGACGCCAACGCGGCCCTGCCCCACGCCATCCCGGGCCGGACGGTCATCACCGACGGCTGCCTGGTCCTGGTCGATGTCGGCGGCCGGCGCGACGACTACTGCTCGGACCAGACCCGCACGGTCTGGGTGGGGAAAAATCCGCCGGACCGGTTCCTGACCATGCTCGACCGGGTCAAGCGGGCCCAAGCCGCGGCCCTGGCCGGCCTGCGCCCGGGCCTGCCGTTTCGTGCCGCCCACGCCCTGGCCCGACAGGTCTTCGAGGCCGAAGGCGTGGCCGCGCATTTCACCCACTCCCTCGGCCACGGCGTGGGCCTCGAGACCCACGAGGGCCCAAGCCTCAATCCGGCCGCCGACGGGACGCTTGCCCCCGGCATGGTGGTGACGGTGGAGCCGGGGCTCTACTATCCGGAATGGGGCGGGGCGCGGTGGGAGCACATGGCCCTCATTACCGAAGACGGCTGCGAGACCCTGTGA
- a CDS encoding response regulator, whose product MPSTAQRPRILLVDDNADNLALMRLFLGGPYRTDNAENGREAVALFAAAPYDLVFMDLEMPVMDGYEATRAMRAMERGRPGPPVPILALTAYGLDEFRLRCEAAGCTDFLVKPVGKALVLDTVARHLGENAPRTRPAPQPPVSLQAADRPDADMLRPLLPLFFATAGETLDTARRALQAEDLEVVRAQGHKLKGAALSYGFADLGQAARTLELAGGQGDAAAAATCMALARELLARAQRGFAG is encoded by the coding sequence ATGCCCAGCACCGCCCAAAGGCCCCGCATCCTGCTGGTGGACGACAACGCCGACAATCTGGCGCTCATGCGCCTGTTTCTCGGCGGCCCCTACCGGACGGACAACGCGGAAAACGGCCGCGAGGCCGTGGCCCTGTTCGCGGCCGCGCCCTACGACCTCGTCTTCATGGATCTGGAAATGCCGGTCATGGACGGCTACGAGGCCACCCGGGCCATGCGGGCCATGGAACGCGGCCGGCCCGGGCCGCCCGTTCCCATCCTGGCCCTGACGGCCTACGGCCTGGACGAATTCCGCCTGCGGTGCGAGGCGGCCGGGTGCACGGACTTCCTGGTCAAGCCCGTGGGCAAGGCCCTGGTGCTCGACACCGTGGCCCGGCATCTGGGGGAAAACGCCCCCCGGACGAGGCCGGCCCCGCAACCGCCGGTCTCGCTCCAGGCGGCCGACAGGCCGGACGCGGACATGCTGCGGCCGCTGTTGCCGCTTTTTTTCGCCACGGCCGGCGAAACCCTGGATACGGCCCGGCGGGCCCTGCAAGCCGAGGATCTGGAAGTGGTGCGGGCCCAGGGCCACAAGCTCAAGGGGGCGGCCCTGTCCTACGGATTCGCCGACCTCGGCCAGGCGGCCAGGACCCTGGAACTGGCCGGCGGCCAGGGCGATGCCGCGGCGGCGGCCACCTGCATGGCCCTGGCCCGGGAACTCCTGGCCCGGGCCCAAAGAGGCTTCGCCGGCTGA
- the purU gene encoding formyltetrahydrofolate deformylase, with protein sequence MVATARLCITCPDRPGIVSAVTTFLYTHGANIIDLDQHSTDPEGGTFFLRLEFYTPYMDVSRSALEAAFGEVVGGRFSMDWRLSYSDEPKRAALFVSRHDHCLMELLWRFARKELPCDIAMVVSNHEDLRASVEGFGVPFHAVPVGDGGMAEAEAKMAELLGDNTDLIVLARYMRILSGDFLRPYEHRVINIHHSFLPAFVGADPYRQAHEKGVKLIGATAHYVTAELDAGPIIEQDTARVTHRFSVADLKATGSDLERNVLARAVKWHLEDRVIVFGNKTVVFR encoded by the coding sequence ATGGTCGCAACCGCCCGACTCTGCATCACCTGCCCCGACCGGCCCGGCATCGTCTCGGCCGTGACCACGTTTCTCTATACCCACGGCGCCAACATCATCGATCTGGACCAGCATTCCACCGACCCCGAGGGCGGAACGTTCTTCCTGCGCCTGGAGTTCTACACGCCCTATATGGATGTTTCCCGCAGCGCCCTGGAGGCGGCTTTCGGCGAAGTGGTCGGGGGCCGGTTCTCCATGGACTGGCGGCTGTCGTATTCCGACGAGCCCAAGCGGGCGGCGCTGTTCGTGTCGCGCCACGACCACTGCCTGATGGAGCTCTTGTGGCGGTTCGCCCGCAAAGAGCTGCCCTGCGACATCGCCATGGTGGTCAGCAACCATGAGGACCTGCGGGCCAGCGTCGAGGGCTTCGGCGTGCCGTTTCATGCGGTGCCGGTGGGGGACGGGGGCATGGCCGAGGCCGAGGCCAAGATGGCCGAGCTTTTGGGCGACAATACGGACCTCATCGTCCTGGCCCGGTACATGCGGATCCTGTCCGGGGATTTCCTGCGGCCCTACGAGCACCGGGTGATAAACATCCACCACTCGTTTTTGCCGGCCTTCGTCGGGGCCGATCCCTACCGCCAGGCCCACGAAAAGGGGGTCAAGCTGATCGGGGCCACGGCCCACTACGTCACGGCCGAACTCGACGCCGGCCCGATCATCGAGCAGGACACGGCGCGGGTGACGCACCGCTTTTCCGTGGCCGACCTCAAGGCCACAGGCAGCGATCTCGAACGCAACGTCCTGGCCCGGGCCGTCAAATGGCACCTGGAGGACCGGGTGATCGTGTTCGGCAACAAGACCGTGGTGTTCCGCTAG
- a CDS encoding TatD family hydrolase codes for MSKKKRERPDPASLGLARVGVESHAHLDMGEYEAGEIGPVLDRAAAAGVARVGNVFLGPAAFAAHRQYFDDRPEVFFLCGIHPCDAAKAAPGDLPALEAAFRAEPRLRAMGEIGLDYYWDQETKAVQRQVLGDQLALARSLDVPVAIHSREAEADTLSVLDDLGFRDRPLVWHCFGGGADLAREVLSRGWQVSIPGPVTYPKNTDLAAAVAAMDLGRVLLETDAPFLSPEPWRGKRNEPAYLAFTAARVAELTGRDVAAVWQATGDNARRFFGL; via the coding sequence GTGTCCAAAAAGAAACGGGAACGGCCGGATCCGGCCAGCCTGGGGCTGGCCCGGGTGGGGGTGGAGAGCCACGCCCACCTGGACATGGGAGAATACGAGGCCGGCGAGATCGGACCGGTCCTCGACCGGGCGGCAGCGGCCGGCGTGGCCCGGGTGGGGAACGTGTTTCTGGGGCCGGCGGCCTTTGCCGCCCACCGGCAGTATTTCGACGACCGGCCCGAGGTCTTTTTCCTGTGCGGCATCCATCCCTGCGATGCGGCCAAGGCCGCGCCCGGCGACCTGCCGGCCCTGGAGGCGGCCTTTCGCGCCGAGCCGCGGCTGCGGGCCATGGGCGAGATCGGGCTCGACTATTACTGGGACCAGGAGACCAAGGCCGTGCAGCGGCAGGTCCTTGGCGACCAGCTGGCCCTGGCCCGGTCCCTCGACGTTCCCGTGGCCATCCACAGCCGGGAGGCCGAGGCCGACACCCTCTCGGTCCTGGACGACCTGGGGTTTCGGGACCGGCCCCTGGTGTGGCACTGTTTCGGCGGCGGGGCCGACCTGGCCCGGGAGGTCCTGTCCCGGGGGTGGCAGGTTTCCATTCCGGGACCCGTCACCTATCCCAAGAACACCGATCTGGCCGCAGCCGTGGCGGCCATGGACCTCGGCCGGGTGCTCCTTGAGACCGACGCGCCCTTTCTCTCGCCCGAGCCCTGGCGCGGCAAGCGCAACGAGCCGGCCTACCTGGCCTTCACCGCCGCCCGGGTGGCCGAACTCACGGGCCGCGACGTGGCCGCCGTCTGGCAGGCGACCGGCGACAACGCCCGGCGTTTTTTCGGGCTCTAG
- a CDS encoding RNA recognition motif domain-containing protein, translating to MSKNIYVGNLPFRTTEDSVRDLFARYGEVQSVKLISDRETGKPRGFGFVEMDDDAAADEAIKSLDGADFEGRNLKVNEAKPREARPPRRQAW from the coding sequence ATGTCCAAGAACATCTACGTTGGCAACCTGCCTTTCCGCACCACAGAGGACAGCGTGCGCGACCTGTTCGCCCGCTATGGCGAAGTCCAATCCGTCAAACTGATCTCCGACCGCGAAACCGGCAAACCGCGCGGCTTCGGATTCGTGGAGATGGACGACGACGCCGCCGCCGACGAGGCCATCAAGTCCCTGGACGGGGCCGATTTCGAGGGCCGCAACCTCAAGGTCAACGAGGCCAAGCCCCGCGAGGCCCGGCCTCCCCGCCGCCAGGCCTGGTAG